The Octadecabacter arcticus 238 genome contains a region encoding:
- a CDS encoding IS3 family transposase (programmed frameshift) → MVMPSQSPLSPDAGSGAVLAPTSPPRVVNAPLAPTAELTSIPKRRNFTAKYKLRILDETDQVADTGGVSAILRREGLYSSALTDWRRARAAGTLGALQPMRRGPQKAPANPLQAELAKANREVTALRRRLDQAEAIIAIQKKVAGLLDEMGADARAQRQIMMAVAIALPTGSGLTSAVCAALSLSRASVLRQRAALTAPPRTRPPRAASSRALPERERDQVLHHLREPRFADQTPTEVFATLLDEGTYLCSIRTMYRILAAQGEVGERRRQRTHPVYQKPELLAEAPNQVWSWDITKLRGPVKWSYFYLYVILDIFSRRVVGWRVEHAESASQFKELFIDAMEKHEVPRDQLTLHADRGGPMKAKTTALMLVDLGVLKSHSRPHTSNDNPFSEAHFKTLKYQPEFPKNFETIEQARAFCRRLFAWYNQDHHHAGIGLMTPDQIHFGQAQEIYTARQATLDAAFLATPERFVHKPPKPPQIPTAVWINPPKPTEETQA, encoded by the exons ATGGTTATGCCTTCACAATCACCACTTTCGCCAGATGCTGGATCTGGAGCCGTTTTGGCCCCGACGTCGCCTCCCCGCGTTGTTAATGCGCCGTTGGCTCCCACAGCGGAACTGACGAGCATCCCGAAGCGACGCAACTTCACAGCCAAATACAAACTGCGCATTCTGGATGAGACGGACCAAGTGGCAGACACTGGCGGGGTTTCCGCCATTCTACGGCGGGAGGGGCTTTATTCCTCTGCACTGACCGATTGGCGCCGTGCGCGGGCGGCCGGCACATTGGGTGCATTGCAGCCAATGCGCCGTGGCCCACAAAAGGCACCTGCCAATCCATTGCAAGCTGAGCTGGCTAAGGCCAACCGTGAGGTGACAGCCTTGCGGCGCCGTCTGGATCAGGCGGAAGCCATCATTGCCATCCAAAAAAAAGTGGCGGGACTTCTGGACGAGATGG GAGCAGACGCAAGAGCGCAGCGGCAAATCATGATGGCCGTCGCGATTGCATTGCCCACCGGCAGCGGCTTGACCTCGGCTGTCTGCGCCGCGCTATCATTATCGCGCGCGAGCGTTCTTCGACAGCGTGCGGCGCTGACGGCACCACCACGCACACGCCCACCGCGCGCAGCGTCTTCGCGGGCTCTACCGGAAAGGGAAAGAGACCAGGTATTGCACCACCTGCGCGAACCCCGCTTTGCGGATCAGACGCCCACAGAGGTCTTTGCCACCTTGCTGGATGAAGGCACCTATCTGTGTTCAATCCGCACGATGTATCGGATATTGGCCGCGCAGGGCGAAGTTGGCGAACGCCGCCGACAGCGCACACATCCCGTCTATCAAAAGCCTGAACTTCTAGCTGAAGCCCCCAATCAGGTCTGGTCTTGGGACATCACCAAGCTGAGGGGCCCGGTGAAATGGTCCTACTTCTATCTCTATGTCATCCTCGACATCTTCAGCCGCCGCGTTGTTGGCTGGCGCGTCGAGCACGCGGAGAGCGCCAGCCAGTTCAAAGAGCTGTTCATCGACGCGATGGAAAAACACGAGGTTCCACGCGATCAGCTGACATTGCATGCAGATCGCGGTGGGCCCATGAAGGCAAAGACGACAGCCCTGATGCTGGTTGATCTTGGTGTGCTCAAGTCCCACAGTCGGCCCCACACCTCAAACGACAACCCGTTCTCCGAAGCCCACTTCAAAACACTGAAATATCAGCCAGAGTTCCCCAAGAACTTTGAAACCATCGAGCAGGCTCGCGCATTCTGCCGCAGGCTCTTTGCATGGTATAACCAAGACCATCATCACGCCGGGATTGGTCTGATGACGCCCGACCAAATCCATTTTGGGCAGGCCCAAGAAATCTACACCGCGCGACAAGCAACACTAGACGCGGCATTCCTCGCCACGCCCGAACGCTTCGTACACAAACCACCAAAACCGCCTCAAATCCCGACCGCCGTCTGGATCAACCCACCAAAACCAACCGAAGAAACCCAAGCCTAA
- a CDS encoding IS3 family transposase (programmed frameshift), with protein MGYSLERKAAVLKRMLPPNNVAIRQLSQEEGISEATLFSWRAQARNKGQLLPDADASPEGWSSRDKFAAVLETAALNEADLAEYCRKRGLYPAQIAMWRVACEQANDWDRTSAARLVRATKEDKKRMKDLERELARKDRALAETAALLVLRKKASANLGGRRGRMISTPDRQTAVALINEAVTAGARRAKACSELEISERTLRRWTKDGEVRPDKRPLVPRAEPANALSTAERAAVLDVCNSKEFSSLPPSQIVPKLADQGRYLASESSFYRILRANGLQHHRGRAKSPVKRKKPTSYQASAPCEVWTWDITWMPGPVAGMFFYLYLIVDIFSWKIVGWEVHERESADLAAILIRQAVLAEGCQLRPLVLHADNGSPMKGATMKVTMEKLGITASYSRPRVSNDYPFSEALFRTCKYRPDWPTKGFATKADAQTWVQTFAGWYNSEHLHSAIRFVTPNARHAGHDRATLTNRANLYATARAQNPQRWSGKTRNWQPAGPVWLNPENEISASEIRDAA; from the exons ATGGGATATTCACTGGAACGAAAAGCAGCTGTGCTGAAACGGATGCTTCCGCCGAACAACGTGGCTATTCGGCAGCTTTCGCAGGAGGAAGGGATTTCGGAGGCGACGCTTTTCTCTTGGCGTGCTCAGGCGCGCAACAAGGGGCAGCTTTTGCCTGACGCTGATGCGAGCCCTGAGGGCTGGTCTTCACGTGACAAGTTTGCGGCGGTGTTGGAAACTGCTGCGCTGAACGAGGCTGACCTAGCCGAATACTGCCGCAAACGCGGCCTTTACCCGGCGCAGATTGCCATGTGGCGAGTTGCTTGCGAGCAGGCCAACGACTGGGACCGCACGAGTGCAGCACGTCTTGTGCGTGCGACCAAGGAAGACAAGAAACGGATGAAAGATTTGGAACGCGAGCTTGCTCGCAAGGATCGCGCACTGGCCGAAACTGCAGCACTGCTTGTTCTTCGAAAAAAGGCCTCAGCGA ATCTGGGGGGACGAAGAGGACGCATGATCAGCACCCCAGATCGCCAAACCGCAGTTGCTCTGATCAATGAGGCCGTCACCGCAGGAGCGAGGCGCGCCAAAGCCTGTTCCGAGTTGGAAATCAGCGAACGCACTCTGCGGCGCTGGACAAAAGACGGCGAGGTTCGCCCTGATAAGCGCCCCCTCGTGCCGCGTGCGGAACCAGCAAACGCGTTGAGTACGGCAGAACGCGCGGCTGTTCTAGATGTCTGTAATTCAAAGGAGTTCTCTAGCCTTCCCCCAAGTCAGATTGTGCCAAAGCTAGCCGATCAGGGTCGATATCTGGCCTCGGAATCGAGTTTCTACCGCATTTTGCGCGCCAATGGATTGCAGCATCACCGGGGTCGAGCCAAGTCCCCAGTCAAGCGTAAGAAGCCCACAAGCTATCAGGCCAGTGCGCCCTGTGAGGTCTGGACCTGGGACATTACCTGGATGCCGGGACCTGTCGCAGGCATGTTCTTTTATCTGTATCTGATCGTGGACATCTTCAGCTGGAAGATCGTGGGCTGGGAGGTCCATGAGCGTGAAAGTGCGGATCTGGCTGCCATTCTGATCCGGCAAGCAGTGCTAGCGGAGGGCTGTCAGTTGCGCCCCTTGGTTCTGCACGCTGACAACGGCAGTCCTATGAAGGGCGCCACGATGAAGGTGACGATGGAAAAACTAGGGATCACGGCCTCCTACAGTCGCCCTCGCGTGAGCAACGACTACCCTTTCTCAGAGGCGTTGTTCCGAACCTGCAAATACCGCCCGGACTGGCCGACCAAGGGCTTTGCCACCAAGGCGGATGCTCAAACCTGGGTCCAAACCTTCGCTGGTTGGTACAATAGTGAACACCTGCACAGCGCCATCCGCTTCGTCACGCCGAATGCGCGCCACGCAGGTCATGATCGTGCAACGCTCACAAATCGTGCCAATCTCTATGCCACTGCTCGCGCGCAAAACCCGCAACGCTGGTCAGGAAAAACCCGAAACTGGCAACCAGCAGGACCCGTCTGGCTGAACCCAGAAAACGAAATCAGCGCCTCTGAAATCAGAGACGCTGCATGA
- a CDS encoding LysR substrate-binding domain-containing protein encodes MEVFAAINDSGSFVQAANRLRMSPPAVTRAMNALEDRLGVQLLTRSTRQLSLTDPGTRFLDSSRRLLSEIEAAEKQAVGEIGVAQGHLTVSASMTFSRMIAAPVVREFLAAHPRISVSLVALDRVANLVEEGIDVAVRIGGLPDSNLMAKRLGNVRRLFVASPAYLERCGVPTEPSDLKTHSIIGFTGTMSSHDWHYKTESQRGHVQLHPRLEVNDASTALTAASDGEGITLALSYMVAEQVRNGELVPVLSEFLPPAEPIHLVYPQSKLVAPKVRAFLEFSADRLRKAIGDTELLLG; translated from the coding sequence ATGGAAGTCTTCGCCGCAATCAACGATAGCGGCAGTTTTGTGCAGGCGGCCAACCGGCTTCGGATGTCACCACCTGCCGTCACCCGCGCGATGAATGCGCTGGAGGACAGGTTGGGCGTTCAGCTTCTCACGCGATCAACACGACAGCTTTCGCTAACGGACCCAGGTACAAGGTTTTTGGATTCCTCTCGTCGTCTGCTTTCGGAGATCGAAGCAGCCGAAAAACAAGCCGTTGGCGAGATCGGTGTCGCGCAGGGCCACTTGACTGTGTCGGCTTCGATGACATTCAGCCGGATGATTGCGGCACCTGTCGTGCGAGAGTTTCTTGCAGCGCACCCCAGAATATCTGTGTCGTTAGTCGCGTTGGATCGCGTGGCAAACTTGGTTGAAGAAGGGATCGACGTCGCGGTCAGAATTGGCGGTCTGCCAGATTCAAATTTGATGGCAAAACGCTTGGGGAATGTTCGCCGACTTTTTGTTGCAAGCCCCGCGTATCTGGAACGATGCGGCGTACCCACAGAACCGTCGGACTTGAAAACGCATTCCATCATCGGTTTTACCGGAACAATGTCCAGCCACGACTGGCACTATAAAACGGAATCGCAGCGTGGTCATGTCCAGCTGCACCCTCGGCTCGAAGTGAATGACGCGTCAACGGCACTTACAGCAGCCTCGGACGGAGAAGGTATTACTTTAGCACTTTCGTACATGGTCGCCGAACAAGTACGGAACGGCGAATTGGTGCCAGTTCTCTCAGAGTTTTTGCCACCGGCAGAGCCCATTCACCTTGTTTACCCGCAAAGCAAACTCGTCGCGCCGAAAGTGCGGGCCTTTCTGGAATTTTCAGCTGATCGGCTCAGGAAAGCAATTGGAGATACCGAGCTTTTGTTGGGCTAA
- a CDS encoding alpha/beta fold hydrolase: MKTNTLKPITLAGLISLGLAAQFATAPTLAAAEELSTSITALGATSVRYNTVNIDGQDIFYREAGNPDAPVVLLLHGFPTSSQQYRDLIPELSDEYHVIAPDYPGFGRSAMPDRAEFDYTFANYADLMDGFTDTLGLELYSLYVMDYGAPVGYRLALKEPEAIETLIIQNGNAYEEGLLEFWDVFRTNWADPTDETREPLRGFLNVGATEWQYTHGVPESHLSRISPDAWMLDQAYLDRPGNQEIQLDLFYDYRTNVELYPEFQEFFAQYQPPTLIVWGGNDHIFPAAGATPYLQDLPDAEVHMIDAGHFILESHGPEVAGIIRNFLSENLTN; this comes from the coding sequence ATGAAAACCAATACACTCAAACCAATCACTCTCGCAGGCCTGATCTCACTTGGATTAGCAGCGCAGTTTGCGACAGCACCAACGCTAGCAGCTGCCGAAGAACTCTCTACATCTATCACGGCCCTGGGCGCGACATCAGTTCGTTACAATACGGTGAACATCGATGGTCAGGACATCTTCTACCGTGAGGCTGGCAATCCAGACGCACCAGTCGTTCTGCTTTTGCATGGCTTCCCCACGTCGTCGCAGCAGTACCGCGATCTCATTCCAGAACTTTCAGATGAATACCACGTCATCGCCCCAGATTATCCGGGTTTCGGTCGCAGCGCGATGCCGGACCGCGCGGAATTCGACTACACATTTGCCAACTATGCGGACCTTATGGATGGCTTCACAGATACACTGGGGCTCGAATTATACAGCTTGTACGTCATGGATTATGGGGCACCAGTTGGCTATCGGCTTGCCTTGAAGGAGCCAGAGGCCATCGAAACCCTCATCATTCAAAATGGTAATGCATATGAAGAAGGCCTGCTTGAATTCTGGGACGTGTTTCGCACCAACTGGGCCGATCCGACTGATGAAACACGCGAACCGCTGCGTGGATTTCTGAACGTCGGCGCGACCGAATGGCAATATACCCACGGCGTGCCTGAAAGCCATTTGAGCCGGATCAGCCCCGATGCATGGATGCTTGATCAAGCTTATTTGGATCGTCCTGGAAATCAGGAAATCCAACTCGACCTATTCTATGACTACCGGACAAATGTTGAACTGTACCCGGAGTTTCAGGAGTTCTTTGCACAGTACCAACCACCTACGTTGATCGTTTGGGGTGGAAATGACCACATCTTTCCTGCTGCAGGCGCAACGCCTTACCTCCAAGATCTACCCGATGCAGAAGTACACATGATTGATGCCGGTCACTTTATTCTCGAATCCCATGGGCCAGAAGTTGCTGGGATAATTCGGAATTTCTTGTCCGAAAACCTGACCAACTAA
- a CDS encoding DUF1348 family protein, which yields MSQRLPMPPFTIETAAEKVRVAEDGWNSREPEKISLAYTVNSIWRNRSSFPKGRVEIQKFLTEKWEREFEYRLIKELWAHDGSRIAVRFAYEWRDADGNWFRSYGNENWEFDANSLMQLRYASINDLQIDDADRKFHWPQGPRPVDHPSLTELGL from the coding sequence ATGTCACAGCGCCTACCGATGCCCCCGTTTACGATTGAAACAGCAGCTGAGAAAGTCCGCGTGGCAGAGGATGGTTGGAATTCCAGAGAGCCAGAAAAGATATCGTTGGCATACACCGTCAACAGTATTTGGAGAAATCGTTCATCGTTTCCAAAAGGGCGCGTTGAGATTCAAAAGTTCCTCACTGAGAAATGGGAAAGAGAGTTTGAATACCGCCTGATCAAGGAACTTTGGGCACATGATGGGAGCCGAATTGCAGTTCGTTTTGCCTATGAATGGCGCGACGCCGATGGCAACTGGTTCCGCTCATACGGAAATGAAAATTGGGAATTTGATGCCAACAGTTTGATGCAACTTCGTTATGCAAGCATCAATGATCTGCAAATTGATGACGCAGATCGCAAGTTTCATTGGCCTCAGGGACCGCGCCCTGTCGATCACCCCAGCTTAACCGAACTCGGTCTTTAA
- a CDS encoding pyridoxamine 5'-phosphate oxidase family protein: MGHKFAELAFTDAVREIQSNEGSRNAYARMDGGADYNDILGPNEAQFIAARDSFYMATVSETGWPYVQHRGGPAGFVKILDEKTVGFSDFRGNRQYVSVGNASENDRVSLFFMDYPSKTRLKLLGRMRVVDPSEQDLLKNLETESSYRAHAERGLMISVEAFDWNCPQHITPRYTRAEVDHEVLSLKAKVNELEAELARHMS, from the coding sequence ATGGGACATAAATTTGCGGAACTCGCTTTCACTGACGCTGTGAGGGAAATCCAATCAAATGAGGGGTCGCGTAACGCGTACGCGCGCATGGATGGAGGTGCTGATTACAACGACATCCTTGGGCCGAACGAAGCCCAATTCATTGCCGCGCGCGATAGTTTTTATATGGCAACCGTCAGCGAAACTGGCTGGCCATATGTGCAACATCGCGGCGGACCGGCTGGCTTTGTAAAGATCCTCGATGAGAAAACAGTTGGATTTTCCGACTTTCGCGGTAACCGACAATACGTGAGCGTTGGGAATGCAAGCGAGAACGACCGTGTTTCACTGTTCTTCATGGATTATCCAAGCAAGACGCGCCTTAAGCTGTTGGGCAGGATGCGCGTCGTTGATCCGTCGGAACAAGACTTACTGAAGAATTTGGAAACGGAAAGCAGCTACCGAGCGCATGCTGAACGTGGATTGATGATATCTGTCGAGGCATTTGACTGGAACTGCCCGCAGCACATTACGCCACGCTATACGCGGGCTGAAGTAGATCATGAGGTTCTGTCTCTGAAAGCGAAGGTCAATGAACTCGAAGCCGAACTTGCGCGGCACATGTCTTAA
- a CDS encoding LacI family DNA-binding transcriptional regulator, with product MTNVARAKYKNASTPEWKNQDMPEKNRVKALDIALKAGVSTSTVDRVLNARGRVSNKTVDLVMKAQSALENDGDATSAFAKTIEVILPTNAGNSTRYLAAFLKLAGKKRGVQVRVNWVSKMNPGALSAALLETLERSADGIAFQALDHPLVHEAVNRLHFEGVTLTTIVSDLTGNDEIGYVGIDNRAAGRTAGLLMGNYCEGAVAVVWSGQLSRAHEERESGFRALMRTDFPAITVKDVSGGNDEPKENFRIIKKLLENDPEISGIYCVGAGPSAIVDAVSATKKTGQVKVFAHNLTHVTRAHLLASEIDIIIHQDMQEIANCTIDKFLGETHLGRQTVATHVITRENVLYHLDLADANGRLESRENNT from the coding sequence TTGACGAATGTTGCTCGCGCCAAGTACAAGAATGCGTCAACTCCGGAATGGAAAAACCAAGATATGCCTGAAAAAAATCGAGTTAAGGCGTTGGATATCGCGCTCAAAGCAGGTGTCAGTACTTCAACCGTAGATCGGGTCCTGAATGCACGCGGGCGCGTCAGCAACAAAACCGTAGATCTCGTCATGAAAGCACAGTCAGCTTTGGAAAATGACGGCGACGCGACGTCCGCATTTGCTAAAACCATCGAAGTGATCTTGCCTACCAACGCAGGCAACTCTACTCGGTATTTGGCTGCTTTTCTTAAACTTGCCGGGAAAAAGCGGGGCGTCCAAGTCCGTGTGAATTGGGTCAGTAAGATGAATCCCGGCGCGTTAAGCGCGGCCCTCTTAGAGACTTTGGAGCGCAGCGCTGATGGAATAGCATTCCAAGCGCTGGATCACCCTCTTGTACATGAGGCCGTCAATAGACTTCATTTTGAGGGCGTAACGCTGACGACGATTGTATCTGACCTGACCGGAAATGATGAGATCGGTTATGTCGGAATCGACAATCGCGCAGCGGGAAGAACGGCCGGCCTCCTCATGGGCAATTACTGTGAAGGGGCTGTTGCGGTGGTGTGGAGCGGTCAACTCTCACGGGCGCACGAAGAACGTGAATCGGGATTTCGGGCGCTGATGCGGACAGACTTTCCTGCGATCACAGTAAAGGATGTAAGTGGCGGGAATGACGAACCAAAAGAGAACTTTCGAATAATTAAAAAGCTCCTAGAAAACGATCCTGAAATATCTGGAATCTATTGCGTTGGTGCCGGCCCCTCGGCGATAGTTGATGCCGTATCCGCGACCAAAAAAACAGGTCAGGTCAAGGTGTTTGCACATAATTTGACACATGTAACGCGTGCCCATCTATTAGCGTCTGAAATTGACATCATTATTCACCAAGACATGCAAGAAATAGCCAATTGTACGATTGATAAATTCTTAGGAGAAACGCATCTCGGCAGGCAAACCGTAGCGACACATGTTATTACGCGCGAAAACGTTCTGTATCACCTCGACCTTGCTGATGCGAATGGCAGACTGGAATCCCGAGAAAATAATACTTGA
- a CDS encoding NAD(P)-dependent oxidoreductase, producing MVAHTTNVSTKVESLLARERSMKRVGVVGLGDMGSGLAKNLIKNGFEVTGLDLAPARVEAFCAMGGKPAANVEEVGQNADAVFVMVMNGNQAKAVILGERGLVSHMPKGSAIIMTATIKPSEVKEIGVALEGSGISLIDSPVSGGFPGAQGGTLTMMAAGQPSILDEFKPVMDAVSKTIHRVGENAGDGQVMKACLQTLIGSIFGATFEAAALAAKAGVKGQALYDVFSTSGAGCGVANTALEHIIDRKFEGTGSGIGTMHKDLTISLDMAEEIGVPMFMASTAMQIFHQGKSKYPEGDNWVCTRVMEEINGAELHR from the coding sequence ATGGTTGCCCATACTACGAACGTCTCAACTAAAGTAGAATCGTTACTGGCAAGGGAGAGAAGTATGAAAAGGGTTGGCGTTGTTGGTCTTGGGGATATGGGCAGTGGGCTTGCAAAAAATCTCATCAAGAATGGCTTTGAGGTCACGGGGCTCGACTTGGCTCCTGCACGCGTCGAAGCCTTTTGTGCGATGGGTGGTAAGCCCGCAGCGAATGTCGAGGAAGTAGGGCAGAACGCCGATGCTGTTTTCGTCATGGTTATGAATGGAAATCAGGCTAAGGCTGTCATTCTCGGCGAGAGAGGTCTTGTGAGCCATATGCCCAAAGGCAGTGCAATCATTATGACCGCGACGATCAAACCATCAGAGGTCAAAGAAATTGGCGTGGCTCTGGAAGGGTCAGGTATTTCACTAATTGACAGTCCGGTGTCGGGCGGCTTCCCAGGGGCACAAGGCGGCACATTGACAATGATGGCTGCAGGACAACCGAGCATCTTGGATGAGTTCAAGCCGGTGATGGATGCGGTCTCCAAGACCATTCACCGTGTTGGTGAAAACGCCGGTGACGGACAAGTAATGAAGGCCTGTCTGCAAACGCTCATTGGGTCGATTTTCGGCGCTACATTCGAAGCCGCGGCACTTGCGGCGAAGGCGGGCGTAAAGGGCCAAGCGCTGTATGATGTCTTTTCGACAAGCGGCGCCGGCTGTGGTGTCGCGAATACCGCACTTGAACACATCATCGATCGCAAGTTCGAAGGCACGGGATCCGGTATCGGAACGATGCACAAAGACCTGACTATCTCGCTTGATATGGCCGAGGAAATTGGCGTGCCGATGTTTATGGCATCAACTGCGATGCAGATTTTCCACCAAGGTAAATCCAAATATCCCGAGGGCGATAACTGGGTCTGTACCCGTGTCATGGAAGAAATCAACGGCGCTGAGCTGCACCGCTAA
- a CDS encoding sugar phosphate isomerase/epimerase family protein: MKLGLICDGVSRDLSHALKVMDEFELKYAELQFVGEKEVGDHSTQEIAEIKSTLEKHNKPVSCLSRHVFAGMTTENRPGDALHVKHMDALKRVMEMAHELDSPLVRIMTQKKEQILWGHGGAEKWNVAKGAWDTMPPMIAPAVELAKTEGLTLVVETGNGTMVNSNYTARKLIDDLDAKDTLKVLWDPANNCWCHEVAYPDGYDAVRDGYLGHIHIKDVKVDTPKATLEVRKMGEGQLADQFRPMADALRRDNYEGVISFESVYHPGNGNFEDGFRESVGLFKEIFG; the protein is encoded by the coding sequence ATGAAACTCGGATTAATTTGTGACGGCGTAAGCCGCGACCTTAGCCATGCTCTTAAGGTTATGGACGAATTCGAACTTAAGTATGCTGAGTTGCAGTTCGTGGGCGAGAAAGAGGTCGGAGATCATTCTACGCAAGAAATTGCTGAGATCAAATCCACTCTCGAAAAGCATAACAAACCTGTATCCTGTCTTTCGCGGCATGTCTTTGCGGGCATGACGACTGAAAACCGCCCTGGTGATGCCTTACATGTGAAGCACATGGATGCGCTCAAACGTGTTATGGAAATGGCGCACGAGCTCGACTCGCCACTTGTCCGCATTATGACCCAGAAGAAAGAGCAAATTCTTTGGGGGCATGGTGGTGCCGAAAAGTGGAACGTTGCGAAAGGTGCTTGGGACACCATGCCGCCGATGATCGCTCCTGCTGTTGAGCTTGCGAAAACTGAAGGTCTGACGTTGGTTGTGGAAACTGGCAACGGTACTATGGTGAATTCGAACTATACCGCGCGCAAATTGATTGACGATTTAGATGCGAAAGACACATTGAAAGTGCTTTGGGACCCAGCAAACAATTGTTGGTGTCATGAGGTCGCCTATCCGGATGGTTATGACGCCGTTCGGGACGGTTACTTGGGTCACATTCATATAAAAGATGTAAAAGTAGATACACCAAAGGCGACCTTAGAAGTCCGAAAAATGGGCGAGGGCCAGCTGGCCGATCAGTTCCGGCCGATGGCAGATGCCTTGCGCCGAGATAACTATGAAGGCGTGATTTCGTTTGAGAGTGTTTACCACCCCGGTAACGGAAACTTTGAAGACGGCTTCCGGGAATCCGTCGGTCTGTTCAAAGAAATTTTCGGTTAA
- a CDS encoding amino acid ABC transporter permease, whose amino-acid sequence MNKLDFSVVFERWDELLYGVVFTLGLSVAGIFLALLIGVSGVALQRSGRKAFRIPVRIFVEVIRNTPFLVQIFFLFFALPYLGVRLSPTVTAIIALAINGGAYAIEIIRGGVESIPRGQVEAGAALGLSRAQIFRDIVLVPALRAIYPALTSQFILLTLTSSVCSSISASELTHFAQRIESATFRSFEVYFTITGLYLLISWMMMTMLAVFGRRLFNYPNQ is encoded by the coding sequence TTGAATAAGCTAGATTTCAGCGTTGTATTCGAACGATGGGACGAACTGCTTTACGGCGTCGTGTTTACGCTTGGCTTGTCGGTTGCTGGTATCTTTCTTGCGCTTCTAATTGGTGTCAGCGGGGTCGCACTGCAGCGGTCTGGGCGCAAAGCCTTTCGCATACCTGTTCGCATTTTCGTGGAAGTCATTCGCAATACGCCGTTTTTGGTTCAGATCTTCTTTCTATTTTTTGCCCTACCCTATCTGGGTGTGCGGCTTAGCCCGACGGTTACCGCGATCATAGCGCTCGCGATTAATGGGGGTGCATACGCGATTGAGATTATTCGCGGTGGGGTCGAATCCATCCCACGCGGGCAAGTCGAAGCTGGTGCCGCCTTGGGCCTTTCTCGGGCGCAAATTTTTCGAGATATCGTTTTGGTGCCAGCGCTGCGGGCGATTTACCCGGCACTTACATCGCAGTTTATTCTGCTGACGCTCACGTCATCGGTATGCTCATCTATCTCAGCGAGTGAGCTCACACACTTCGCCCAACGTATTGAGTCCGCCACTTTTCGTAGTTTTGAAGTCTATTTCACGATCACCGGCCTCTACCTTCTGATCTCGTGGATGATGATGACCATGCTGGCTGTCTTCGGACGACGGCTCTTCAACTATCCCAACCAATGA
- a CDS encoding amino acid ABC transporter permease, producing the protein MDKFGSPELFFLLQGLKWTLLLTLISFIGGGVIGLAIALARVSSLRILNWSAAAYIAVFQGTPLLMQLFVIFYGLALMEFNVDAWVAVSFAFTAHASAFLGDIWRGTIQSLPRGQTEASNALGIGYISRMRDIILPQAIKISLPATIGFAVQLTKGTSLAAIVGFVELARAGQIVSNLIFQPLLVYGIVGVIYFFVCWPMSIWGSAMERKLSLGT; encoded by the coding sequence ATGGACAAATTTGGCTCTCCTGAACTGTTCTTCCTTCTACAAGGTTTGAAGTGGACTCTGTTGCTTACGCTCATCAGCTTTATCGGCGGTGGTGTGATTGGCCTCGCCATCGCGCTTGCTAGGGTGAGCTCGTTACGCATCCTGAACTGGTCTGCAGCCGCCTACATCGCGGTGTTCCAAGGCACGCCGCTGCTCATGCAGCTTTTTGTTATCTTCTACGGGTTGGCGTTGATGGAATTCAATGTTGACGCTTGGGTTGCTGTTTCTTTTGCGTTTACCGCGCACGCAAGCGCATTCTTGGGCGATATCTGGCGGGGCACAATTCAATCGCTGCCGCGTGGGCAGACCGAGGCGTCGAATGCGCTTGGTATTGGGTACATCTCCCGCATGCGAGACATCATCCTGCCTCAAGCAATTAAGATTTCGCTGCCAGCGACCATCGGGTTTGCTGTCCAACTTACCAAGGGCACGTCATTGGCCGCAATCGTTGGATTTGTTGAATTGGCGCGAGCAGGTCAGATCGTTTCGAACCTCATTTTCCAACCTCTATTGGTCTACGGAATTGTTGGGGTGATCTACTTTTTCGTGTGCTGGCCGATGTCGATTTGGGGAAGCGCAATGGAACGCAAACTGTCGCTTGGCACATAA